The following nucleotide sequence is from Paenibacillus andongensis.
AGATCCACAATAAATACAGAAACATCTTTTATATTTAACGGCCTGTTATCAAAAATAATTAAGAAAAGATACTCTTTAACGATCCCATTATAAATCGATACAAGGTCCCATATATTAAGTTCTATTTCTTTACCAAACCTACGAGTCAAGGCATCTCTATTCATATTAAAAATATTTGCTCGTTGACTAAGCAGAATAGAGGCAATTTTCCCTTCACTAGCTTGCATTTCAAAAGTGTTCTTCACTATAAAATTATTCTCAATAAAAAAATAAAATTGACATTCGGTTTCACGAATGAAAATCTCTCTTAAGGTAAGTGTCGGGTCCGATCTAATCTCTTCCATTTTTTCGAAAAGGCTATTCTGCTTTGAGTGATGCACTTCTACGAATAAATCCTCTTTAGAAGGGAAAAATTTGTATAGCGACCCTTTTGCGATTTTGCAATCATCTGCGATATCCTGAATCGATGTAGCAAGATAGCCTTTTTCCGAAAAAAAACGTTCAGCGGAATCCATGATGTTTTGTTTGACTATACTCAATCTACTTCCTCTTTTCAAAAAAAAATTGACATTCTTCAAAAACTAGATAAAATTAAGCACATGATGACCGATCGGTTTTTCCGGAAAACTATTGGTCATATGTATATGATGTATGCTTAAACATCAAGCCACAGAAGAGAGGAACATTCATATGTCTGCACAATCAGCTGAGAAATTAGCATCTTCACCAGAGTTTTCGCTCAAAACCATTATCGCTCCACTTCTTGCCGTTATGATTGGTATGATTATGGTTCTTCTAGATACTACGATTATGAATGTTGCTATCCCAAGTTTACAAAAATATTTTAACAGTTCATTAAAAACAATTCAATGGACCATTACCGGTTATACTCTTGCGCTAGCTACGATTATCCCTTTAGCTGGCTGGATGACAGATAAATTTGGAGCCAAACGAATATTCCTCATTACGATTACCTTGTTTACTATTGGTTCAGTCCTTTGTGCCTTAGCCCAAACTACTGAACAGCTCGTAATATTCCGCATAATACAAGGCCTTGGTGGTGGAATGGTAGCTCCCATCGGTATGGCAATGTCTTTTAGGATGGCCCCCCCCGATAAAAGAGGAGCCGTTATGGGGATGCTTGGTTTACCTATGCTAATTGCCCCTGCTACAGGTCCTTTATTATCTGGATGGTTAATTGGAATAGCATCTTGGCATTGGATTTTCCTAATCAATTTACCTATTGGAATCGCTGCCGTGATTGTAGGTCTTAAATTTCTGCCCAATCAGCAGCGTGGTAAAGCGCCTGCCCTCGATATTCTAGGAATAATTCTTGCCCCGATCGCCTTTTCCATGCTGACTTATGGTATGAGTGAGGGGGGAAGGGGCTGGAGTTCCACTGGCGCATTAACGGGATTGATTGTTGGGGGTGTCGCACTTCTTCTATTCATTTTCGTGGAGCTGCGTCATAAGCAACCATTGCTGGAGTTGCGTGCATTTAAATCACCAGATTTTACTCTCGGTATTATTATAAACTGGGCTTTGCAAGCCTCCATGATCGGGACTATTCTCTTGAATCCCTTATTCCAGCAAGGAGTATTAGGTCGAACACCCCTCGTAAGTGCGGCAATCTCCCTCCCCATTTCTTTGGGAGGTCTACTATTTACGCCATTCGCGGGGAAAATATCAGATAAAATTGGCGCTCGACCTCTTGTGTTTAGCGGTTTGAGCCTTATGTCCATTGCTTTATTCTTGCTTTCGGGGGTAAACCTCAATACCGGAGTAATTACTTTAATGATTCCACTTTTTATGGTGGGATGTGGGATGGCCTTATCAATGATGCCCTTAAATGCGCATATTTTAAAGTCTGCTCCGCGTGAACTGGTAAGCCGAGTAACACCATTAAACTCAGCTTCTTTACAGGTTGTGAATTCATTTGCCATAGCTGCTTTAACGGGACACTTATCTTCGCGAATAGGAAAGCGTATGGTGGAAGCTGGTGAACACGCCCAAAATTTAAAGATCTCTGCCTTAGCTTTTGGTGACACGTTCTTAATTATAGCCTGCATTGCCACGGGTGGTGCGATTTTAAGCTTAATTCTTCGTAAGCCTCGCATCAAATAAGGAGAAGAATTGGCGGCAGCATAAGGAATGAGCGATTAATTATAATAAATTTTGAAATTTTGATCATAATTAAAGTGAATTTTACCAATGAGAGGGGTTTATTTAGTATGAACGCAGCTATTTTAGTGATTGGAGCAACAGGAACAACAGGCAAAGAATTGGTGAAACTTCTGGCGAAGAACGGCCAAAAAACGCGTGTTACCGTTCGTTCGACAAGCAACACAAGTGAACTGCAAGCATTGGGAGTCGAATTGGTTCAAGCTGATCTAACCGATGTCGACTCACTGGTAAATGCCATGAACGGCCTCCAAAAAGTATATTTTGCAACACCTCTTGTTCCGAATATGGTGGAACTTTCTTCTTCGATTATTCGTGCAGCTAAAAAAGCCGGTGTGAAGCATCTAGTGAAGTTATCGGGCGGCGGGGCTGAAATGGATACAATGGCCAAGTGGCATAGGGCAGTCGAAAAAGAAATGGAGCAGTCCGGCATGGCTTATACGTTCTTGCAGTCAAATACTTTTATGCAAAATTTTGTTAAATTCAACTCTCATACCATTCGTGCTCAGGGAGCCTTCTATGAGCCGCATGGCGACGGAAAATCGGCTTACATTGATGCCCGCGATATAGCCCAGGTTGCCCATCGGGTTTTAACGGAAGAAGGCCATGAGAACAAAGCATATTACTTGTCGGGGCCAGAAGCACTTTCCAGCGCCGAAATTGCGGATATTCTTTCTTCAGTAACCGGAAAATCAATTAAGTACGTAGATGCACCGGTTGAAGCTGCTCGCGCTGGTATGCAAAAAGCAGGCATGCCTGCTGAAATCGTCGAAGCTTTGTTAGAACATTATCAAATGATGAAGTTAGGATACACTGCAAAAGTTTCCAGTACGGTAGAAGAAATAACCGGACAAAAAGCAACCTCTTTTGAGACTTTTGCTCGAGCAAATAAGGATGCATTTATCGGTTAATATATGGCGAAAAATTTTTAAATAAGAGTGATGAAGATGTGATATCCACGGACGGTTCCGGTAGATTGAGGAGAAGGCCAAGGATATTCTTAATACACGTGAATTGTTGCCATTAGATTGTAAAGCGCGGCCGGCGTTCGTTTATACACCAGTCCAACATTGTTCATGTTGGACTGGTTTTCTTATTCGGATTGTATCATCGCTGATTTTTTCTGTAAGATTTTGCTTCGAATTAAATAAAGGATGAAAAGTAACGGGATATATGCATAAATAAAATAAAACCCAATCTCAACAACATTTCTTCCTAACCAGTCAATCTTAACGCGATCGTTAAATGGAAGAGAAGCCAGGAAGACTGCAATGAGGATAAGTGTTAGTGACAATGTGGGTTTAAGATTCGTAACTCTTTTTAATATTCTTGTACAGCTCCAAATCGAGAGACAAAGCACGGGGATAATAATTATTAGCCAGATACATATGAAAATAAATTCAACCCTTGCAATAAGCGAAAATTCAATCACTTTTATCATGACCAAGGTTGGCCAGTAGGTATGCCTTAATAGTCCCTGACTAAAATATATGAGCGTTACAAACGTTAGTATGAAATACTTGAGTGTACAAAAAAATAAACCGAGATGAGCCCATTTTACATTTTTCTCGGGGGCTTTTATAAATGGAAAATATATGAGTAAGCCTTCGAATCCCATAAACATAATGCCTGAGTATTTTGAAGACGTGAGCAGATCTTTTATAGAATGATTAAACATAGGCAATACATTAATAAAATGTCCATATTTGATATTGAAGTACAATAACAATGGTAGCAGCGAGCCGAAAATGACCCCAAAAAAACAATAGCCGACTAATACTCGAAATCCTCCGGAAACGGCGTAATAAATGATAAAGACGAGCAAGGATGCCAATAACCATGTTCTAAGGTTGGGAAACATCCAAATTTGGATGATTTCGATATAGCTGCGAAAGACTGTTAAAGCTATTATAAAATAGTACCCGATCATAACAAAGGAAAAGACACTCCCTAGGAATTTTCCAAAAAGGATGCGATGTAAGTCGATTACATCTTTGGATGGATTACCAAGCATTTTAAATATCATCCAAATTATGACATGAAGGCTTATCCCCATTAACAGAACCGGGATCCAAGCATCGTTGCCTGCAAATTCAAAAATAAAATGTTGAAAACTTAACATACCAACCCCGACCATAGAAGCATGGATGAGGAAAAATACAAAGAAACCGGAGACCAAGTAGTTTTCCTTTACCACGTTCTGCACTAATGCCCAACTCCCAAAGATAATATTTTTACTCTGTCACAACATCAAATTTTAGTTTTGGGTAAATTTGAGCAGTAAATTTTTGCTCATTCCAATTTCTTTGACGAGCTCTATGAAGATTGCCTATTCCAATTGGATCTACATGATTCTTTTGGAAATCTTCCAGCATGGCTTTAATTTCCACTGTTAAGTTATTTTCGATTTCTTTCTTCAAATTAAGCATATCGTTGTTGTTTTCAAAAGCATTTAAGGTTGCAGGATATTTTCCAAGGTAAATATTGAGATGAAGTGAAATTAAGGCTTTTTCATTTTCTACGATCATTTTATGTTTCGCGTAAATAATTTTATATGAAATTTGCTCGTTTTGGTCATTTTTGAAGGTGTATGTGCTTGATTGAATATCGACTTTATCGTCTTTAAGGAGCTTAATGAGTAAGCCTTTTTTATCTGTGAGCAAAAGTTTTAATTTATCACCATGAAAAACACCTACACCATTTATTTGCAAAACATCATCGGGGCTTTTAACCAGAACGGGCAAAAAAACATCTTGTCCTTCTCCAAAGTATTGGTCAAGAAATATATGGCCATTTGTGGAAGGTGTATTCCCGTTCTCCATATTTTGTTTAATCAGATTAGATAAATAGACGGGTGGATATTTTAAAGTTTCTGCTAAGATATCACTAGCCTGATTTGTTGTTAAAACAAGTGTAGAGAGATTACTAATAAGAGGATCTCGAACAATGGAGCCGGCAAGCTCTGAAATGCCTCTTCTTGCCGTTTTTTCACTAATTACAAATGTCCGCAATTGACCGATTGCAATCTGGTGATCCGATTGCGAAGTGAAAGATGTAAGTACCTCATTAAACGATTTGGCTTCTCCATTAAGCAAAAACAATTTCGCTTTCTTTTCAAATGCAGAATAGGAGGCACTCACTCTAAATGTTTCCCCTTGCAAGTCTAATCCAATGGTTTTTATGAGCTTAACTCGATCTATAATTTGTTCTTTTGCGCATCCCGATAAAAGGAAGCAAAAGAAAAGGAGGGAGAAATATCTTTTCATTGACTCTAGTTCCCTTACTTAGTAATTTATTCGTTATTGTAATCGTGACTAATATCCTTCGGTTTGCTTACCTTATATCTTTTCAACGAGAGTGGTCGTAAATAACGAGGTCGATTAAAAGTAAGTGTGAGGGAGGAGCGAATAATACTATCTGTGAATTCATGGAAACGAAATGGGAACAAGGGAACAAAATAGGGAGTACCCAACGATTTCAATCTCAATAAATGGCCTAAAATAAGCACAATTCCAATCATTATGCCTAGCCCCCCCCCATGCTGCCGCTAAGACTATCAATGGAAACCTTAGAAAGCGGATGGTATTCGCCATTTTGAAAATAGGTGTAGCAAACGAGGAAAGAGCAGAAAAAGAAACAATGATAATTAATATATTACTCGTAAGAGAGGCTTGTACGGCTGCTTCTCCGAGTACGATACCGCCTACAATCCCCAACGTTTGTCCGACTTTGTTCGGCAATCTGGCGCCAGCTTCACGTAATAGTTCCACGGTGAATTCTAAGAGCAATACTTCAAGAAACGGCGCAAATGGAACGTTTGCTCTAGATTCTATAATCGGTCCTAGAAGAGATTGTGGTATGACCGAATAATGAAAGGTTAACACTGCAACATAGGAGGGAGACGCAAGAATAGAGAAGGCAACTCCCAAGTACCTAATACATCGAAAGAAAGAAGACAAAATCCATGGCAGGTAGTAATCTTCGGGTGAGGCAAAAAAATCAAACACAGTGGTAGGTCCGGAAATGAAATAAGGTGACCCACTGCTTAATATGACCACTTGGCCGTTAATAAGATTAAATTTCGCCCTGTCTACGCGTTCCGAGGACATAAATAAAGGGAAAGGTGAGTTTGCGTTATCCGTTATGATTTGGTCAAGAATAGAACTATCAAATAACACGTCGTCATCGGCATCTACTATTCTTTGTCTTACCGTGTTTATGTGCTGGGGGTTGCAAATTCCGTCCATATAGACAATCGTTACTCTTGTTTGTGAAACTGAACCTACGATGTGCTCCTCAAATCGTAAACTGTCAGAAATAATCTCTTTTCGAAGTAAATTTAAGTTGGTATCGAGATCTTCCACAAAGCCAACTTTCGGACCAATGACGCTGTATTCGTTATCCGCTTCATTATTACTCCGATACCCGCGTTTTAAATCCGCAATATTGATTAGTAGCCCTTCATGTAAATCAGGTTCCAACTGAACATAAATAAACCCTTTAAGCAAACCTTGTGAGATCTCGTCCATATCTGAAGATAACTTGATATTCTCTATCGGAATCAAATTTTGTAACGAAAGAAGATTATCAATTTCAGTTCTCGAAATTTGAATTCGGTGCAATATTTCGTTGTGAATAAGATTTTGGTCAACAATGGCTTTGCAATATGTAAAGTGAATTCGTTTATTATGAAAAGCATGCACTGTTTGTACTAAATCATTCGATTTGATCGTATCTTTCAAAACCGTATATATATTTTCTGGAATTGGGAACACCCCACAGTTAAAATATACACTTTATTATGAGCCTAGATATAAATTGCTATACCCGCTAAATGTCTGAATAATGCTAAAGTGGAAAATCTAAGCATTTAAAATCCTCCGTTTTTATTATTGTTTTGAAGCATCTGATATTTATATAGAAATTTTCTTAAAAAAAAGAAAAAAATTAGGAATTGTAAACTCTTAAGGATGCGCTATACTAGGGATTAGGTATCGTTTCCCAAAAAAAGGTGAGAGGGGCTGTTTACAAATGAAAATAGCCATCATTTGCTTTGATGATTTTACGGATCTTGATGTGTTCATGCCTTGGGATTTGTTGAATAGAGTGCGATTGGTCGGTGGTATCGCCGATTGGGAAGTAAAGCTGCTGGGGACCGCATCATCACATATTTCTTCGGCCGGATTAAGAATCCCCATGCATGGGATGGTTGAGGAGGCGAATACATTGGATGCCGTCCTATTCGCGAGCGGAAGAGGAGTGCAGCCCTTGTTCAAGGACCCGGCTTATCTAAGCCGATTTCAACTTTCTCCGGATCGGCAATTGATCGGATCCATGTGTTCGGGTGCTTTGCTCTTGGGAGCATTGGGTTATTTGGCAGGGAAGCGAGCTACCACTTATCCGACTGTGGCCGGACAGTTAGCCGTGTTTGGCGTAGAGATCGTTAACGAGAGCTTTGTAAATAACGGTAACATCAGCACGGCTGCCGGGTGTTTGGCCGGACAAGATTTGTCGGCTTGGGTGATTGATTCTTTGCTGGGTAATGAAATGACCCAGCGTGTTCTGAAGACGGTTCAGCTTGTCGGCCAGGGGCTTGAGATAGTATTGTAACCACTGGTGGAACAATCGGAGGTGGTGCAAAGGTTACCATCATCATGAAATTGAAAGGACTAACTCCCAAGAAGGCCTTCGAAGAATTGGAAAAAGCTGAAGGGAGAATTAGAGAGACATTATAGAAAATTAGGATTAAGCATATAGAAATTATAAAGTTTTAAATTTATCATAATCAGGTTACCGGATGTTGGGTGGCCTTTTTTTGCATTATTTGTATAAAATAAATCTATTAATCAAAAATGCTGGAATTCAGGAACATTATGATTAGCTATGCTTAACCGAGTCTGTCGAATCTTTTATTTAAACTCATTTAAAAGACTTCTCCTGGCCAATCGACTTCGATCGATCAAAGGCCTTGGTCCAAAGCAGGTCTAAACTTGGCTTAAAGAATGGAGTGAGTATACGCGAGAGAAACCATTAGGCTGAAAGTCTGAGACTATTTCTTCAAATTCTAAACAGTAGCTGCCTTTTTATTCTAATACAGATTCCACAACTTAATTCATAGGAGCTGTCGTCAAAGTCTTTAAGAAATTTCTAATGATTCACAGGGTGTTCAGTCTAAACTTTATTCTCACTGAACCCCGCCTTCTTGATCTAGCTTTCGTTTTATCGAATTAGAAACTAGCGAAGCTAACTGTAAACTGTTTAACTCCATAAACAAAAGGACTTTGAATATACGTCATCTCCGAATCTGTGACAAATTGAATATCCCCGAGCCGTTTCAAGAGCATCTCAATCACGATTTGCCCTTCAAGCCGTGCTAAAGGTGCTCCTAGGCAGAAATGTATGCCGAATCCAAACGAAAGGTGAGCATTTGGTTTGCGGTCCACAATAAACGTATCCGGATCTGCAAATTTAGCCTCATCGCGATTAGCAGATGCCACCCAAGAGACGACTTGTTGCCCTTTTTTTATCATGATGTCTCCGATCTCCACGTCCTTCGTCGCTACTCGTCCTATGGCCAGAATGGGGGGATAGAAACGCAGGACTTCTTCAATAAAACCAGGAATAAGCTCTGGGTTACCGCGAAGTTGCTGTTGGAGCGTTCGGTCTTCCGTCACGCGGCGGACAGCGTTTGTAATCAAATTGGTCGTCGTTTCATTACCAGCAGCGAGGAGTAGGATTGAAAAGCCAAGAATCTCTTTGTCGCTGAGCTTCTCTCCTTCTACTTCGGCTTTCAGCAGAAGTGAAATCAGATCCTCTTTAGGCTCCATACGACGCTGCTCGATAATCTGGGCGAAATAATCATTCAGCTCGTCAGTGGCCTTCTCTTTCTCCGCGATGACTTGATTGAACGCCTCGTCAGTATTTTGGTCAGGTCCCTTCACAAGAATGTCCGACCATTCCTTGAATAAGTTGCGATCCTCTGGGGGGACCCCAAGCAGCTCCGCTATAATAATCACCGGCAGAGGAACGGCCAGAGCGGAAACTATGTCTATAGTTCCTTCGATTTCCACAGCATCCAGCAATTCTTCGGTGATTGAGGAGATTCGTGATGCCAAATCCGAGATTACCTTGGGTGTAAACGCCTTGCTTACCAAACCCCGCAGTTGTGCATGACGAGGAGGATCCATCGTAAGAATGGTCTCTCTGTCTTTTACAGCCAATCCTCGTCTGGAAGAGAAGGTGGCGGAATCTTTGAGAATACGATAGATGTCTTCATAGCGAAATACATCCCAACAACTTCTACTTTCATCATAACGAACAGGCGTCGTTTGGCGAAGTTGGTTAAACACCGAAAAAGGTTGAAGTCGTTTTTCCTTCGTGTTCAATTCAACCATTGGTATAATATTGGCGTACCGTTCCGATTTGTTCATGTATATTCTTAGTATGCTCCTCTCCAAATTCAATCTAAAGGTTAATTTACCCAGTAGTTAACAATTAATTCCTGGAGTTTTTCATAGGCATGAATCTTAGATTTCATGAAATCAAAACGAGTAAATGCGTTGCGAAAAGGTTTGGAAGAAGGAATGATTACCCGAGAGTAAATTCTGTACGTTTAATAGAGTTGACGTTACAGAGAAGAAGAGAAACATGTGTACAAGAAAATTATAGGATTTGCCGTTGTATTCCTGTTCGCAACAGCCGTGCCTACGATGTCCCAATGGTTACATATAAGGATGTGGCGGACCAAGCTTGGGAAAAAGGGATCATTCTTTACATTGAAAGATGGCTAAGAGCTCCGTTCCAAAAAGAATGGGATAATCCCTGGAATATCATATCCAAGGACTCCAGGACATGAAGTCGCTGGAAGCGGAAGTGATCATGTGCTCAAGAGAAAGTTTGGTCTTCTCAAGAAATGCATGGTTAAACGTATTATATCTAATTTCTTCATGCGAAAATGGTCGGAAAGGTAGATAAAGACATAAAAAAATGTTTTATGACTTAAACGGGTTTTCACATCGCAGCCATGAAGCTTTCTCCTTACATGAAGAGAGTGTTAACCATATTCGCATCCATACGGAGTTGGGAATCACGTACAATGCACAGAATCGATTATTAACATTAAAGAATATTGACGAAATGAAAAAATATTTCAATGATTATTATAAAGAAAAGTGAAATAAGTTTGTACGTTTCGCCTGGGATCATCATTGGGATTTGCTTGGTATTGGTGATACAAAACAAGGCTATACCAAGTGGGAAGATTTTACTGTGGACTTTGAAGTTCAATCGAAAGTAACGACCAAGGGTAACATGATTACACCATATGAGTAGGGGATTTCCATTGGACAAACATCGATAAGTGCGATTCAAATGTTTTTTATTACGACTTGCTACGTGGTTGGAACAACCTTTCTCTTACTACCGACTGCAACGATCATTGATTCGAAACAGTATGGGTGGGTGGCTCAATTATGGAGTACCAGATTCGGGATAGCGATCGGGGCAATATGGATTTACCTATCGAGCCAGCATCCGGATCTCTCGCTAATCTAATAAAGTCTTGGGGAAGTATGTTGGCGGATTCGTTTCGATTTGTTATATCGTATTATTTCTCCAAATAACTTCATGGGTTACCCGTAATATAAGCGACTTCATGCACGTCACGCTAATGCCGAGAACGCCTAAAACGGTTTTTCGCATCGTGGCTCTAGTCACGCTGTGCACGCAGAAGCTTTTCACGATCATCGTGAGGTCAGCCAGCGAGCCCTTACCCAGTGTCGGGAACGGTATAATAGGCTATAATCCTACAGATACTTAAGGTGGCGCTCATCCGCCTTTGAAATGACGCTATCTGCCCCGAGGCTACCCTATACAGCGTTGCGGTTGAGGGCTGGTTCCAAAAGATGGGTCGCGAGGGTAAGCCTTTGCTCGATTTCAGCAGCAAATAACATAGCATAGGAGAAATCACAATGCATCCTTTACGCAAACTACGGGAATCCGGTAATGCTACACCTGCCCAGGTGAGAGAGTTGCTTGCCGAAAACGTCGTATTCAACAGCCCAATCCTGGTACTGCCGATCGAGGGGCGTGACGTCATCGCGGCGATTTTCGCTCAGTCGAGCTCTACGCGTGGTTCCGGTACCTACACAGCCGAGTTTAAGCTCGATGAGCGCACCACCTTCTTGCGCTGGGTGGGGACCATGGATGGCCACAAGATCGAGAGCTTGGAGATCATCGTGGACAACGAGCAGGGGCTGATAGAGGAGCGCACTATTGCCCTCCGGCCGTATCCGGCGGTGAAACTGTTCCGCGACTCCATGTATGAATCGCTCAAGGATAAGCTGCCGCCCGATGTTTGGGACTACCCAACGACGCCGTAGTGTGACCACGACTGGCGTTTCAGATCGTTACCTAACCCCCTGTCGGCCGCATGGTCGATAGGGGGCTTCTTATGTATTACTGACAGATCGGAGTCGTCAGGTAGCCGGTTTCACCGAGATCTTTATTCTAAATCCAACTATAAGATCTCAAGTATATGATGCCTTATATCATAGTTATAAACCTTCTTTTACCGATTTAGCTATCGTTACGGTGCGTTTAGCTTGATGTTCAGCTGCAGCGCGAACGTCTTCTTTCATTGCTCCATTTTGATCTACGGTTAGGCTCGTTTCGTTTGGTTGCCTCAAGATGAGCTTTCCAAGATGGATTACCATCAACGACGGATTGCGGGACTAACGAGGAAAAGATAGCTTAATAAAAGCCGGCCGTGGGCCGGCTTTTTACGTGCGCCCAGCATGGGCGCTATCTCTAGGGTTCAAGTCCCGAATGGCGAAGGCAGTAGTAGCCATAGCTTAAGACAAGGGTGTCGACCGCGAGGTCGAATCTGAAGGAAGTCGGCGGCAAATCTCCGGTCTGAGGAACACGAATTCCATATAAGGCTAGCGTACGTTGGGAGAGACTGCGTAACAAGTCAAAGCCCTTACTGCCGAAGGCGTACGAGAGTAAATGGAGCAGATAGATGGAGAGGAAGATAGCGTTCTTACCTGGGGAGATCTGTACGGAACGCAAATCGAACTTTGTAAACCTGTATAGGAATACAGGCTGAACGTACAGAAGTCAGCAGAAGCCATAGTACGTGAGGTGTTGCAACACCCTGCGGAAGGGCTGAACATGAAATAGGTATTTGTACATCAAGGCGTTCAGAGTGAGTAGTGAAAGCAGAAAATCCGAAAGGACT
It contains:
- a CDS encoding GerAB/ArcD/ProY family transporter, giving the protein MQNVVKENYLVSGFFVFFLIHASMVGVGMLSFQHFIFEFAGNDAWIPVLLMGISLHVIIWMIFKMLGNPSKDVIDLHRILFGKFLGSVFSFVMIGYYFIIALTVFRSYIEIIQIWMFPNLRTWLLASLLVFIIYYAVSGGFRVLVGYCFFGVIFGSLLPLLLYFNIKYGHFINVLPMFNHSIKDLLTSSKYSGIMFMGFEGLLIYFPFIKAPEKNVKWAHLGLFFCTLKYFILTFVTLIYFSQGLLRHTYWPTLVMIKVIEFSLIARVEFIFICIWLIIIIPVLCLSIWSCTRILKRVTNLKPTLSLTLILIAVFLASLPFNDRVKIDWLGRNVVEIGFYFIYAYIPLLFILYLIRSKILQKKSAMIQSE
- a CDS encoding GerAB/ArcD/ProY family transporter gives rise to the protein MGKYVGGFVSICYIVLFLQITSWVTRNISDFMHVTLMPRTPKTVFRIVALVTLCTQKLFTIIVRSASEPLPSVGNGIIGYNPTDT
- a CDS encoding DHA2 family efflux MFS transporter permease subunit, coding for MLKHQATEERNIHMSAQSAEKLASSPEFSLKTIIAPLLAVMIGMIMVLLDTTIMNVAIPSLQKYFNSSLKTIQWTITGYTLALATIIPLAGWMTDKFGAKRIFLITITLFTIGSVLCALAQTTEQLVIFRIIQGLGGGMVAPIGMAMSFRMAPPDKRGAVMGMLGLPMLIAPATGPLLSGWLIGIASWHWIFLINLPIGIAAVIVGLKFLPNQQRGKAPALDILGIILAPIAFSMLTYGMSEGGRGWSSTGALTGLIVGGVALLLFIFVELRHKQPLLELRAFKSPDFTLGIIINWALQASMIGTILLNPLFQQGVLGRTPLVSAAISLPISLGGLLFTPFAGKISDKIGARPLVFSGLSLMSIALFLLSGVNLNTGVITLMIPLFMVGCGMALSMMPLNAHILKSAPRELVSRVTPLNSASLQVVNSFAIAALTGHLSSRIGKRMVEAGEHAQNLKISALAFGDTFLIIACIATGGAILSLILRKPRIK
- a CDS encoding DJ-1/PfpI family protein, coding for MKIAIICFDDFTDLDVFMPWDLLNRVRLVGGIADWEVKLLGTASSHISSAGLRIPMHGMVEEANTLDAVLFASGRGVQPLFKDPAYLSRFQLSPDRQLIGSMCSGALLLGALGYLAGKRATTYPTVAGQLAVFGVEIVNESFVNNGNISTAAGCLAGQDLSAWVIDSLLGNEMTQRVLKTVQLVGQGLEIVL
- a CDS encoding spore germination protein, with the translated sequence MFPIPENIYTVLKDTIKSNDLVQTVHAFHNKRIHFTYCKAIVDQNLIHNEILHRIQISRTEIDNLLSLQNLIPIENIKLSSDMDEISQGLLKGFIYVQLEPDLHEGLLINIADLKRGYRSNNEADNEYSVIGPKVGFVEDLDTNLNLLRKEIISDSLRFEEHIVGSVSQTRVTIVYMDGICNPQHINTVRQRIVDADDDVLFDSSILDQIITDNANSPFPLFMSSERVDRAKFNLINGQVVILSSGSPYFISGPTTVFDFFASPEDYYLPWILSSFFRCIRYLGVAFSILASPSYVAVLTFHYSVIPQSLLGPIIESRANVPFAPFLEVLLLEFTVELLREAGARLPNKVGQTLGIVGGIVLGEAAVQASLTSNILIIIVSFSALSSFATPIFKMANTIRFLRFPLIVLAAAWGGARHNDWNCAYFRPFIEIEIVGYSLFCSLVPISFP
- a CDS encoding spore germination protein is translated as MIGIVLILGHLLRLKSLGTPYFVPLFPFRFHEFTDSIIRSSLTLTFNRPRYLRPLSLKRYKVSKPKDISHDYNNE
- a CDS encoding SDR family oxidoreductase yields the protein MNAAILVIGATGTTGKELVKLLAKNGQKTRVTVRSTSNTSELQALGVELVQADLTDVDSLVNAMNGLQKVYFATPLVPNMVELSSSIIRAAKKAGVKHLVKLSGGGAEMDTMAKWHRAVEKEMEQSGMAYTFLQSNTFMQNFVKFNSHTIRAQGAFYEPHGDGKSAYIDARDIAQVAHRVLTEEGHENKAYYLSGPEALSSAEIADILSSVTGKSIKYVDAPVEAARAGMQKAGMPAEIVEALLEHYQMMKLGYTAKVSSTVEEITGQKATSFETFARANKDAFIG
- a CDS encoding TetR/AcrR family transcriptional regulator; the protein is MSIVKQNIMDSAERFFSEKGYLATSIQDIADDCKIAKGSLYKFFPSKEDLFVEVHHSKQNSLFEKMEEIRSDPTLTLREIFIRETECQFYFFIENNFIVKNTFEMQASEGKIASILLSQRANIFNMNRDALTRRFGKEIELNIWDLVSIYNGIVKEYLFLIIFDNRPLNIKDVSVFIVDLLEEVVDGVLNKKPKAILQNTMMDNYVESACKGNSVSVVEQRRKLFELLFSTLKELAITNYHRTGLHEALVILQEEVERDQPRSVLILAMLQFLKKENELKSIIEQLRKLCFNLGE
- a CDS encoding cytochrome P450; protein product: MNKSERYANIIPMVELNTKEKRLQPFSVFNQLRQTTPVRYDESRSCWDVFRYEDIYRILKDSATFSSRRGLAVKDRETILTMDPPRHAQLRGLVSKAFTPKVISDLASRISSITEELLDAVEIEGTIDIVSALAVPLPVIIIAELLGVPPEDRNLFKEWSDILVKGPDQNTDEAFNQVIAEKEKATDELNDYFAQIIEQRRMEPKEDLISLLLKAEVEGEKLSDKEILGFSILLLAAGNETTTNLITNAVRRVTEDRTLQQQLRGNPELIPGFIEEVLRFYPPILAIGRVATKDVEIGDIMIKKGQQVVSWVASANRDEAKFADPDTFIVDRKPNAHLSFGFGIHFCLGAPLARLEGQIVIEMLLKRLGDIQFVTDSEMTYIQSPFVYGVKQFTVSFASF
- a CDS encoding Ger(x)C family spore germination protein — protein: MKRYFSLLFFCFLLSGCAKEQIIDRVKLIKTIGLDLQGETFRVSASYSAFEKKAKLFLLNGEAKSFNEVLTSFTSQSDHQIAIGQLRTFVISEKTARRGISELAGSIVRDPLISNLSTLVLTTNQASDILAETLKYPPVYLSNLIKQNMENGNTPSTNGHIFLDQYFGEGQDVFLPVLVKSPDDVLQINGVGVFHGDKLKLLLTDKKGLLIKLLKDDKVDIQSSTYTFKNDQNEQISYKIIYAKHKMIVENEKALISLHLNIYLGKYPATLNAFENNNDMLNLKKEIENNLTVEIKAMLEDFQKNHVDPIGIGNLHRARQRNWNEQKFTAQIYPKLKFDVVTE